The window CGAACTTCGCCGCGCAGTACGCGGCCTGCCCCGGCGGCGCCACGAAGCCGAACACGCTGGAGACGTTCACCAGGTTGGCCTCGTCCTTCGCGAGCAGCTGGGGCAGGAACGCGCGCGTACCGTACACCACGCCCCAGAAGTTGATGCCCATGAGCCAGGCGAAGTCGGCGTTGGTTTGCTCCTCGAAGCGCCCGTGCAGGCCCACGCCGGCGTTGTTCACCAACAGGTGCGCGCCGCCGAGCTCCTGCTCCACGGCCTTGGCGAAGTCCTGGAGCTCGAGCTCCTTCGACACGTCGACGCGCCGGGTGATCACCTTCGCGCCCGCGGCCTTCACGCGCTCGGCGGTCTCCGCGAGCCCGGCCTCGTCGACGTCGCAGATGGCCACGTTTGCGCCGGCCTTGGCCAGGTGCTCCGCGAGCGCGCGTCCGATGCCGCTGGCCGCGCCGGTGATGGCCGCGGTGCGACCCTGAAAGCTCTTCATGCGGACCTCGGTGTCAGCGCACGCGCTCGCGCGCTTGCGTGGGCAGCGCCGCGGGCTCGTCGAAGCTGAGGAACTCCTGCAGCTCGCGCACCGTGGACTCGGTGGTCTCCACCTCGGCGGCGATGGTCTCCAGCTGCCGGTCGACGACCTCCGGATCGCGCATGCCGATGGACTGCTCGTGCAAGAGCCGCAGCATGTCCTCGATCGACGCGAGCTGGTGGCTCATGAGCTCGCGGTGCTCGGCGGCCTGGTCGAAGCGCTTGAGCCGCTTGCGCAGGATCTCCGCCCGCTTGAGCTGCACCTCGCGGACCTTCTCCGGCCCGGGCTCGCGCTCGAGGTCCGACACCAGCTCGGCAAGCTCGCGCTCCACGTCGGCGCGGTTGCTCTGGCCGAGGTACTGGCGGTACGCGTTCAGCGTCGACAAGAGCCGCAGGAACGACGCCAGGAGCTGATCGATGCGCTGCTCGCTCGAGCTCACCAGGATCCGCGACGAGCCCAGCCGCTTGTAGTTGGCCAGGATCCGGTCCTTGAGCTCGCGCAGCACGTAGAAGTGCTCGCGCTGGCTGGGCGAGAGCTCGGCGAGCATGGCGTCGGCGAGGGCGGTGGCCTCCACCGTGCGCTGCTGGGCGAGGCGGCGCTCCACGCTGCGCTTGAACACGGGCAGCGCCGGCACCGTGCCCAGGTAGACGAGCTCCGCGCCGAGCGCCAGCAGCACCGGCAGCGGGTTCATGAGCGCCACCGAGGCCACCCCCGCGGCCCCGAGGGCGCTCAGGTTCACGCCGTTCAGGAGCGCGGCGCGCACGTATCGGGGCTTGGCGTCGGCGGGCATCTCGGGAGGCAATCTATGCCGGTCGCGCTAGCGCCGCGACACCTTCGGCACCACCACCGGCTTCCCCTGCCGCGTGCCGATCTCGAAGCGCACCTTCATTCCGGGCCGCTGCTTGAGGATCTCCTCGCGCCGGCCGATGAGCAGGTGGCGGAACTCCACGGCCGACATGTCCACGGCCAGGCCCGCAGCGCGGCGCGCCTTCTGGAGCTCGCCGTAGAGCCGGTCGAAGTCGATGTCCGGCGCGGGCGGCATGGGCGCGGTGCCCACCCCCGTGACGGCGCGGCCCTTGGCGCGGGCGAGCTGAGCGGTGACGAAGCTGGGCAGGCCGAGCTCGGTGCGCTCGACGTCCGTGTCCTCGTCCACCAGCGAGGGCTTCGGCGCCAGGGGCGGCCGGCGGAGGGGGATGCCGGGCTCGGTGGTGGCGTCGTCGGCGTCCTCTTCGGTCCCGGGGATGACG is drawn from Deltaproteobacteria bacterium and contains these coding sequences:
- a CDS encoding SDR family oxidoreductase — its product is MKSFQGRTAAITGAASGIGRALAEHLAKAGANVAICDVDEAGLAETAERVKAAGAKVITRRVDVSKELELQDFAKAVEQELGGAHLLVNNAGVGLHGRFEEQTNADFAWLMGINFWGVVYGTRAFLPQLLAKDEANLVNVSSVFGFVAPPGQAAYCAAKFAVRGFTESIRHEYAGSRLAITVVHPGGIKTNIANRSRAPDGFSREEAQRRAEKFNRLAARTSAERAAEVILKGVKGNKPRVLIGADAHLLDGLARNLPERYWSVMAPLMDPKGEFKSHGGR